A genomic stretch from Natronomonas gomsonensis includes:
- the hisC gene encoding histidinol-phosphate transaminase: MEPRDLSAHVAYEAGRGVEEVARELGLDPDSLVKLSSNENAYGPAPKAAEAIREYAPNVHTYPKSSAADLREALAERWAVTPSQVWLANGGDGALDYLARAMLDPGEGVLVSRPGFAYYAMSARYHHGTVSEYPIRKSDDFEQTAAGVLQHYDGERIVYITSPHNPSGSEMSLSEVEKLADAADEGTLVVVDEAYGEFSDSPSAVALAEERDDVAVLRTFSKAYGLAGVRLGYAVVPGEWADAYARVNTPFAASEIACRAGLAALDDPAHVEKTVEGARWARQYMYDELDCHTWESSGNFVLCEVGDGTAVAEAAQREGVIVRDTTSFGLPECVRVTCGTREETKRAVEVLNELL, encoded by the coding sequence ATGGAACCACGGGACCTGTCGGCGCACGTCGCCTACGAGGCCGGCCGCGGCGTCGAGGAAGTCGCCCGCGAGTTGGGTCTCGACCCCGACTCTCTCGTGAAACTCTCCTCCAACGAGAACGCCTACGGACCCGCGCCGAAAGCGGCCGAGGCGATTCGGGAGTACGCCCCGAACGTCCACACGTACCCGAAGTCGTCGGCGGCGGACCTCCGGGAGGCGCTCGCCGAACGGTGGGCCGTCACGCCCTCACAGGTGTGGCTCGCGAACGGGGGCGACGGAGCGCTGGACTACCTCGCCCGCGCCATGCTCGACCCCGGCGAGGGCGTCCTCGTCTCCAGGCCCGGCTTCGCCTACTACGCGATGAGTGCCCGGTATCACCACGGCACCGTCTCGGAGTATCCGATTCGGAAATCCGACGACTTCGAGCAGACCGCAGCGGGCGTCCTGCAACACTACGACGGCGAGCGCATCGTCTACATCACCAGTCCGCACAACCCCTCCGGTAGCGAGATGTCGCTGTCGGAAGTCGAGAAACTCGCCGACGCGGCCGACGAGGGGACGCTGGTGGTCGTCGACGAGGCTTACGGCGAGTTCTCCGACTCCCCATCGGCGGTCGCCCTCGCCGAGGAACGCGACGACGTGGCCGTCCTCCGGACGTTCTCGAAGGCGTACGGACTGGCTGGCGTCCGCCTCGGCTACGCCGTCGTCCCCGGGGAGTGGGCCGACGCCTACGCCCGGGTGAACACGCCATTTGCGGCGTCGGAAATCGCCTGCCGGGCCGGCCTCGCCGCACTGGACGACCCGGCCCACGTCGAGAAGACCGTCGAGGGAGCACGCTGGGCGCGACAGTACATGTACGACGAACTCGACTGTCACACCTGGGAGAGTTCGGGGAACTTCGTGCTGTGTGAAGTCGGCGACGGAACGGCGGTCGCCGAGGCGGCCCAACGCGAGGGCGTCATCGTCCGCGACACCACCTCTTTCGGACTCCCCGAGTGTGTCCGCGTCACCTGCGGTACCCGCGAGGAAACGAAACGCGCCGTAGAGGTGTTGAACGAGTTACTATGA
- a CDS encoding NADH-ubiquinone oxidoreductase-F iron-sulfur binding region domain-containing protein: MTDSADGPTLRVTVSEATDRDGLDAVCDRAERTTVIETGPTGAPNGPYAYATVDGRTALYAAVTDSTLERLLDACEEGSLPTAEAEAVTDGDDPPRPTEGALSVGTRRVVAGCGWHTPTTVSDPVAPEVRADLESAFEAVEGIGLLGRGRADAAADEPLAESWRRIRESGDDPVVVVNTADADPEARGDRLLAAAAAGRLHDAARAVAAVVGAEDVIVLAPAEDPLVSERLEDAGEWHVVATEDDFRLGEPTMALERLEGNDRIEARRRPPGPEEWGLYGRPTAVHTPRTLLQAAELWRNPEAFDADAADPGTRLVSVGGDVATSATVELQTDVPLSRALSAVDSPADARFTVGGRFGGVTRSLDVPVAAPALRAAGLGTEGVVEVLGPDRCIVASVGERAAFAREENCGRCVPCREGSKQLHEALRAVYDGEFDAAAIRELSRVMATTSLCEFGETAARPVRTALEDFEGEFRAHADGRCPAGACGGMQ; this comes from the coding sequence ATGACGGATTCAGCCGATGGACCGACGCTCCGCGTGACGGTCTCCGAGGCCACAGACCGGGACGGTCTGGACGCCGTTTGCGACCGCGCCGAGCGAACCACGGTCATCGAAACCGGACCGACGGGCGCGCCGAACGGGCCTTACGCTTACGCCACAGTCGACGGTCGAACGGCGCTGTACGCCGCCGTCACCGACTCGACGCTCGAACGACTGCTCGACGCCTGCGAGGAGGGGTCGCTCCCGACGGCGGAAGCCGAGGCGGTCACCGACGGCGACGACCCACCGCGTCCGACCGAGGGCGCGCTGTCGGTCGGCACGCGTCGCGTCGTCGCCGGCTGTGGCTGGCACACCCCCACGACGGTCTCCGACCCTGTCGCTCCCGAGGTTCGTGCCGACCTCGAGAGTGCATTTGAGGCGGTCGAAGGAATCGGCCTGCTGGGACGGGGGCGTGCCGACGCGGCCGCGGACGAACCGCTCGCCGAATCGTGGCGACGGATACGCGAAAGCGGCGACGACCCCGTTGTGGTCGTCAACACTGCCGACGCCGACCCTGAGGCCCGCGGAGACCGACTGCTGGCTGCGGCCGCCGCAGGCCGACTCCACGATGCGGCACGGGCCGTCGCCGCCGTCGTCGGCGCAGAAGACGTTATCGTGTTGGCTCCTGCCGAAGACCCCCTCGTTTCCGAGCGCCTCGAAGACGCCGGCGAGTGGCACGTCGTCGCCACAGAAGACGACTTCCGACTCGGCGAACCGACGATGGCGCTGGAGCGACTGGAGGGCAACGACCGAATCGAGGCGCGACGCCGCCCACCCGGCCCCGAGGAGTGGGGGCTGTACGGTCGGCCGACCGCCGTCCACACCCCGCGAACGCTGTTGCAGGCCGCCGAGTTGTGGCGAAATCCCGAGGCGTTCGACGCCGACGCCGCCGACCCCGGGACGCGTCTCGTCTCCGTCGGAGGGGACGTAGCCACCTCGGCGACCGTCGAGTTACAGACCGACGTGCCGCTGTCGAGGGCGCTTTCGGCGGTCGATTCGCCGGCTGACGCTCGCTTCACCGTCGGCGGCCGCTTCGGCGGCGTGACCCGTTCGCTGGACGTTCCCGTGGCTGCCCCCGCGTTGAGGGCCGCTGGGCTTGGGACCGAGGGCGTCGTCGAGGTGCTCGGTCCCGACCGCTGTATCGTCGCCAGCGTCGGCGAACGGGCGGCCTTCGCCCGCGAGGAGAACTGCGGCCGGTGTGTCCCCTGCCGGGAGGGGTCGAAACAACTCCACGAGGCGCTTCGGGCGGTGTACGACGGCGAGTTCGACGCCGCGGCGATTCGGGAGTTGAGTCGCGTGATGGCGACGACGAGCCTCTGTGAGTTCGGCGAGACCGCCGCTCGCCCCGTCCGGACCGCACTAGAGGACTTCGAGGGCGAGTTCCGCGCCCACGCCGACGGCAGGTGTCCGGCCGGCGCCTGCGGGGGGATGCAATGA
- the fdhF gene encoding formate dehydrogenase subunit alpha: MSADEPGPTPGIPDIEDPRPSTPLTEDFRTGTANDPPRQGFETDSAATLTVDGETVVVPPESTLLDAVEAAGEEVPALCHYDRDTDAGEEIGPRSTCRTCVVESDGDLVAACSTPAEDGLSVETTAPDAEEARSVNLDLVLSNHNLRCTTCGKNGRCELQDASIEAGVSHPRYGVFDERGEYEPLDASSPINIDRNKCILCNRCVEACNDVQVEGVLRVEGTGEDTRIGFQTGAETMADSTCVSCGHCATVCPTGSLVEEGLVDATTLPLPGFSQRNSVGEVLERDEEDAPTRGTEAEPGVDGFMQRAKRQATDSTKDLRARVMKFGEHLAEDMAATVLSEGLLFGIAKRVGDARLKRVDETETTCGYCAVGCRFDVYSKDDSILGVRATDSEAAPANDFSTCVKGKFGYGFVERDDRLTTPLIREDGELREASWEEALDRVASELGDIRETGGPDSVAAFASSKCTNEDDYLLQKFARTVLETPNVDNCARLCHSSTVAALLQTVGYGAMSNSIEDVANADAYLLSGTNTTESHPVLATKIKRNVRDGADLVVVDPRKVDIAEHADQYLRSTPGYDVAWLNGMARYIIEEDLYDAEFVAENVHDFEALREKVDPFTPEEVQRLAGIAPDELKRAAETIAEAESVVFGWAMGLTQHSHGTNNVLAMANFALLTGNVGKPNAGLSPFRGHNNVQGGGGDMGTLPNKLPGYGDVTDPETVDRYEAEWGVRPPEEIGLKVTETFEAIHDGDVRGLFVMGENPALSEPDIRHAESALEELEFLAVVDIFETETTDHADVVLPAASFAEKSGTFTNTERRVQKVNPAVDPPGEARPDWRIVQSLANRMGANWNYDDPTEIMDEIARVAPIYGGISHDRLEDEGGLQWPCRDSEDPGTKFLYADGFNFEDGTARFVPADMGEPGELPSEEFPLTLTTGRVLYHFHTGTLTRRVDALTDHVGESFVEINPETARRLGVTDGETVRVESERGDIEVRAWVTDRPGDGVVFVPMHFADGAANVLTGERYDPTSGIPEYKVGSVRVTPLGSDGESATASTDD; the protein is encoded by the coding sequence ATGAGCGCCGACGAACCCGGACCGACGCCAGGGATACCGGACATCGAGGACCCCCGACCGTCGACGCCGCTGACCGAGGACTTCCGGACCGGAACCGCAAACGACCCGCCGAGGCAGGGGTTCGAAACCGACAGCGCCGCGACGCTCACCGTCGACGGCGAGACGGTGGTCGTCCCGCCCGAATCGACGCTTCTGGACGCCGTCGAAGCGGCCGGCGAGGAGGTCCCGGCGCTGTGTCACTACGACCGCGACACCGACGCAGGCGAGGAAATCGGCCCGCGCTCGACGTGTCGTACCTGCGTCGTCGAGTCCGACGGCGACCTCGTCGCCGCCTGCTCGACGCCCGCAGAGGACGGTCTCTCGGTCGAGACCACGGCTCCGGACGCCGAGGAGGCACGAAGCGTCAATCTCGATTTGGTGCTGTCGAATCACAACCTTAGATGTACGACCTGCGGGAAGAACGGCCGCTGTGAACTGCAGGACGCCTCAATCGAGGCGGGCGTCTCCCACCCCCGCTACGGCGTCTTCGACGAACGCGGCGAGTACGAACCGCTGGACGCCTCCTCACCCATCAACATCGACCGCAACAAGTGCATCCTCTGTAACCGCTGTGTCGAGGCCTGCAACGACGTGCAGGTCGAGGGCGTCCTCCGCGTGGAGGGCACCGGCGAGGACACCCGAATCGGCTTCCAGACCGGCGCCGAGACGATGGCCGACTCGACGTGTGTCTCCTGTGGCCACTGCGCGACGGTGTGTCCGACCGGCAGCCTCGTCGAGGAGGGACTGGTCGACGCGACGACGCTCCCGCTGCCGGGATTCTCCCAGCGGAACTCCGTTGGCGAGGTGCTGGAGCGGGACGAGGAGGATGCCCCGACTCGCGGAACGGAAGCCGAACCGGGCGTCGACGGCTTCATGCAGCGTGCAAAGCGGCAGGCGACCGACAGCACAAAGGACCTTCGCGCTCGCGTGATGAAGTTCGGCGAACACCTCGCCGAGGATATGGCGGCGACGGTCCTCTCGGAGGGACTGCTCTTCGGTATCGCAAAGCGCGTCGGCGACGCCCGACTGAAACGCGTCGACGAAACGGAGACGACCTGCGGTTACTGTGCCGTCGGCTGTCGGTTCGACGTGTACTCGAAGGACGACTCGATACTCGGGGTCCGGGCGACAGACTCCGAGGCCGCTCCCGCAAACGACTTCTCGACCTGTGTCAAGGGGAAGTTCGGCTACGGCTTCGTCGAACGGGATGACCGCCTGACGACGCCGCTGATTCGGGAAGACGGCGAACTTCGGGAGGCGTCGTGGGAAGAGGCCCTCGACCGCGTGGCATCGGAACTGGGCGACATCCGTGAGACGGGCGGCCCCGACTCCGTCGCGGCGTTTGCCTCCTCGAAGTGCACCAACGAGGACGACTACCTCCTCCAGAAGTTCGCCCGGACGGTACTGGAGACGCCGAACGTCGACAACTGCGCGCGACTGTGTCACTCTTCGACTGTCGCGGCGCTGCTCCAGACGGTCGGCTACGGCGCGATGTCCAACAGCATCGAGGACGTGGCCAACGCCGACGCCTACCTACTTTCGGGGACGAACACGACCGAATCCCACCCCGTACTGGCGACGAAAATCAAGCGGAACGTCCGGGACGGCGCCGACCTCGTCGTCGTCGACCCCCGGAAAGTCGACATCGCCGAACACGCAGACCAGTACCTCCGCTCGACCCCCGGCTACGACGTGGCGTGGCTCAACGGAATGGCCCGCTACATCATCGAAGAGGACCTCTACGACGCCGAGTTCGTCGCGGAGAACGTCCACGACTTCGAGGCGCTCCGGGAGAAGGTCGATCCCTTCACACCCGAGGAAGTCCAGCGGCTGGCGGGCATCGCTCCCGACGAACTGAAGCGGGCCGCCGAAACCATCGCCGAGGCCGAATCCGTCGTCTTCGGGTGGGCGATGGGACTCACTCAACACAGCCACGGGACGAACAACGTGCTCGCGATGGCGAACTTCGCGCTGTTGACCGGCAACGTCGGCAAACCCAACGCCGGCCTCTCGCCGTTCCGCGGCCACAACAACGTCCAGGGCGGAGGCGGCGACATGGGGACGCTGCCGAACAAACTGCCGGGCTACGGCGACGTGACTGACCCCGAGACGGTCGACCGCTACGAGGCCGAGTGGGGCGTCCGCCCGCCCGAAGAAATCGGGCTGAAGGTCACCGAGACCTTCGAGGCCATCCACGACGGTGACGTACGTGGCCTGTTCGTGATGGGCGAGAACCCGGCGCTGTCGGAACCCGACATCCGACACGCCGAGAGCGCCTTGGAGGAACTGGAGTTCCTCGCCGTGGTCGACATCTTCGAGACCGAAACCACCGACCACGCCGACGTGGTGTTGCCGGCCGCCTCCTTCGCCGAGAAGTCGGGGACGTTCACCAACACCGAGCGCCGGGTTCAGAAGGTCAATCCCGCCGTCGACCCGCCCGGTGAGGCCCGCCCCGACTGGCGTATCGTCCAGTCGCTGGCCAACCGGATGGGCGCGAACTGGAACTACGACGACCCCACCGAAATCATGGACGAAATCGCCCGCGTCGCACCCATTTACGGCGGCATCAGTCACGACCGACTCGAAGACGAGGGCGGCCTCCAGTGGCCGTGTAGAGACAGCGAGGACCCCGGAACGAAGTTCCTCTACGCCGACGGGTTCAACTTCGAAGACGGGACGGCACGATTCGTCCCCGCCGACATGGGCGAACCCGGCGAACTCCCCAGCGAGGAGTTCCCCCTGACGCTGACGACGGGGCGCGTGCTGTATCACTTCCATACGGGGACGCTCACCCGCCGTGTCGACGCGCTGACCGACCACGTCGGCGAGAGTTTCGTCGAAATCAACCCCGAGACGGCGCGTCGACTCGGCGTCACCGACGGCGAGACAGTCCGCGTCGAGTCCGAACGCGGTGACATCGAGGTCCGGGCGTGGGTAACGGACCGACCCGGCGACGGCGTCGTCTTCGTCCCGATGCACTTCGCCGACGGCGCGGCGAACGTCCTCACCGGCGAGCGCTACGACCCCACGAGCGGCATCCCCGAGTACAAGGTCGGGAGCGTCCGCGTGACGCCGCTCGGGAGCGACGGCGAGAGCGCGACGGCCTCCACCGATGACTGA
- the mobA gene encoding molybdenum cofactor guanylyltransferase encodes MTDERTGVVVAGGRSVRFGARDKTVADLAGKPLIRHAAEGLLEATDHLVVNCRADQRAAIAEALSGLDPTFAIDGEPDRGPVGGIETGLRAVETPYAAVAAADMPLLDSGLFEYLFERAAGHDAAVPRPGDWFEPLHAVYRPEPMADACGAALEEEDTRIIEPLFSLDHVVVERSDLTANGSLDSFESVDTPDDLQWAAERLHE; translated from the coding sequence ATGACTGACGAGCGTACCGGCGTCGTCGTCGCCGGCGGTCGCTCAGTGCGGTTCGGGGCCCGCGACAAGACGGTCGCCGACCTCGCCGGAAAGCCGTTGATTCGTCACGCCGCCGAGGGACTCCTCGAAGCGACCGACCACCTCGTCGTCAACTGCCGGGCCGACCAGCGGGCGGCAATCGCCGAGGCGCTGTCGGGACTGGACCCGACGTTCGCCATCGACGGGGAACCCGACAGGGGGCCGGTCGGCGGCATCGAAACGGGGCTGAGAGCCGTCGAGACGCCCTACGCGGCCGTCGCCGCCGCCGACATGCCGCTGCTCGATTCCGGCCTCTTCGAGTATCTCTTCGAGCGTGCAGCGGGCCACGACGCCGCCGTCCCGCGGCCCGGCGACTGGTTCGAGCCGCTGCACGCCGTCTACCGGCCCGAACCGATGGCCGACGCCTGTGGGGCCGCCCTCGAAGAGGAGGACACCCGAATCATCGAACCGCTGTTTTCGCTGGACCACGTCGTCGTCGAGCGAAGCGACCTCACCGCCAACGGCAGTCTCGACAGTTTCGAGAGCGTCGACACGCCCGACGATTTGCAGTGGGCCGCCGAGCGACTCCACGAGTAG
- a CDS encoding SDR family NAD(P)-dependent oxidoreductase encodes MSRTAVIAGVGPGLGASIAERFAEEGCSVALLARSEAYLDGLATRLDEQTAGKALAVPTDLAEPTDIEAAFAETREAFGDVDVLVNHASAASWDGLLEQSTDDFRRAMAVGPEAAFRCSQEAVSDMLDGDGGTVIFTGATTSVRGRAGSVGFSAAKFACRGLAQSMAQELGSEGVHVAHVVLDGVIRPPEGVEDDAESYLDPDAIAERYWTLVEQSTDTMDFEVHLTNGNGTVEFL; translated from the coding sequence ATGTCACGAACCGCAGTTATCGCCGGTGTTGGACCCGGACTGGGTGCCTCTATCGCCGAACGATTCGCGGAGGAAGGCTGTTCGGTGGCCCTGCTGGCGCGCTCGGAGGCGTACCTCGACGGCCTCGCTACCAGACTCGACGAGCAGACAGCCGGCAAGGCGCTCGCCGTGCCGACGGACCTCGCCGAACCCACAGATATCGAGGCTGCCTTCGCAGAGACGCGCGAGGCATTCGGCGACGTTGACGTGCTCGTCAATCACGCCTCGGCCGCCTCGTGGGACGGCCTCTTGGAGCAATCGACGGATGATTTCCGGCGAGCGATGGCCGTCGGTCCGGAGGCGGCGTTCCGCTGTTCGCAGGAAGCCGTCTCCGACATGCTGGACGGCGACGGCGGAACGGTCATCTTCACGGGCGCGACGACCTCGGTCCGCGGGCGTGCGGGGTCGGTCGGCTTCAGCGCCGCGAAGTTCGCCTGTCGCGGCCTCGCACAGTCGATGGCACAGGAACTCGGCTCCGAAGGCGTCCACGTCGCCCACGTCGTTCTCGACGGCGTCATCCGACCGCCGGAGGGTGTCGAGGACGACGCCGAGTCGTATCTGGACCCCGACGCAATCGCCGAGCGATACTGGACGCTGGTCGAGCAGTCGACCGACACGATGGACTTCGAGGTTCATCTCACCAACGGCAACGGCACCGTCGAGTTCCTGTAA
- a CDS encoding SIMPL domain-containing protein, with translation MTERTVTTSGTGSTAAQPDIAEVRLWVAGRDDVAEIAHERARNTEASLRTALSAADVPEDCIRRTDAQLEDRDNGFEIHTDDPEYRAEFSMVVDCVPEQADDIVGAVLDAGDGSGIERISFDVGDEARMRLGEEALDDAMTVARRKAEAIAAAEGLTVGEVLEVTTDNMPSGMESIVDDALGSSESGFHPNPVEIEASVEATFELQDGD, from the coding sequence ATGACCGAACGGACGGTCACCACGAGCGGGACGGGGAGCACAGCAGCACAACCGGACATCGCGGAAGTCCGGCTGTGGGTGGCGGGTCGAGACGATGTCGCCGAAATCGCCCACGAACGGGCCCGCAATACCGAAGCGTCGCTCCGAACTGCACTCTCTGCGGCCGACGTTCCGGAGGACTGCATCCGTCGGACCGACGCCCAACTCGAGGACAGAGACAACGGCTTCGAGATACACACCGACGACCCCGAGTACCGAGCGGAGTTTTCGATGGTCGTCGACTGTGTCCCAGAACAGGCCGACGATATCGTGGGCGCAGTCCTCGATGCTGGCGATGGGTCGGGTATCGAACGGATTAGTTTCGACGTCGGCGACGAAGCGCGGATGCGTCTCGGCGAGGAGGCCCTCGACGACGCGATGACAGTCGCTCGCCGCAAGGCGGAAGCTATCGCGGCCGCTGAAGGCCTCACTGTCGGCGAGGTTTTGGAAGTGACGACGGACAACATGCCCAGTGGGATGGAGAGCATCGTCGACGACGCGCTTGGCTCCTCCGAGTCGGGGTTCCACCCCAACCCTGTCGAAATCGAGGCGTCGGTCGAGGCTACCTTCGAACTCCAAGACGGCGACTGA
- the yqeC gene encoding selenium cofactor biosynthesis protein YqeC, translated as MDLIEAFDPEGAVAVVGAGGKKSTLYALSAALDQAVVTATVRIPPFEGHVGRLVVTDDPVGAIEAADPGDWPLGVVPGRDGDRERYLGYETETVEKLAEATDVPILIKADGARRRWFKAPADDEPQIPATADVVVPVASVRAVGEPLTDERVHRPERVAELTGLDTGDEIHPNDIVTVLTHDDGGLKGVPDGARVVPLLNMVDDESLETTAREIAADVLEHHRVDRVVLGRMDLRRVVDVVTA; from the coding sequence ATGGACCTCATCGAGGCGTTCGACCCGGAGGGTGCGGTTGCCGTCGTCGGTGCCGGCGGCAAGAAGTCGACGCTGTATGCGCTTTCGGCCGCTCTCGACCAGGCCGTCGTCACCGCGACGGTTCGCATCCCGCCGTTCGAGGGCCACGTGGGTCGTCTCGTCGTCACCGACGACCCGGTCGGGGCCATCGAGGCTGCCGACCCCGGCGACTGGCCGCTCGGCGTCGTCCCGGGACGCGACGGCGACCGAGAGCGGTATCTCGGCTATGAGACGGAGACGGTCGAGAAACTGGCCGAGGCGACGGACGTGCCGATACTCATCAAGGCGGACGGAGCGCGACGCCGGTGGTTCAAAGCGCCGGCCGACGACGAACCCCAGATACCGGCCACCGCCGACGTGGTCGTCCCCGTCGCGAGCGTCCGCGCGGTCGGCGAACCGCTGACCGACGAGCGCGTCCACCGCCCCGAACGCGTCGCCGAACTGACCGGCCTCGATACCGGCGATGAGATACATCCGAACGACATCGTGACCGTCCTGACGCACGACGACGGCGGGCTAAAGGGAGTCCCGGATGGTGCCCGCGTCGTCCCGCTTTTGAACATGGTCGACGACGAGTCGCTGGAGACGACTGCCCGAGAAATCGCTGCCGACGTGCTCGAACACCATCGGGTCGACCGGGTCGTTCTTGGCCGGATGGACCTCCGACGGGTCGTCGATGTGGTAACGGCCTGA
- a CDS encoding transporter — protein MVLDTIMYTLHTAFASLWAGSVLFVVAAVHPLAMNGDISPENFGSIVSKLQWVTRLSVLVTFLTGGHLAGTLYSVESLTGSGSGHLVLTMLALWLALAAVVEIGSARAQRGIESGKIREPARDARPFYLAAAVLAAGLLVVAGLLGVASRYGLPF, from the coding sequence ATGGTCTTGGATACGATTATGTACACCCTCCACACGGCCTTCGCGTCGCTGTGGGCTGGGTCAGTCCTGTTCGTCGTCGCCGCCGTCCATCCGCTCGCGATGAACGGGGATATCTCCCCCGAGAACTTCGGCAGTATCGTCTCGAAACTCCAGTGGGTGACGCGACTCAGTGTCCTCGTGACGTTCCTCACGGGCGGCCACCTCGCGGGAACGCTGTACTCCGTCGAATCGCTGACCGGAAGCGGGAGCGGCCACCTCGTCCTCACGATGCTGGCGCTGTGGCTGGCGCTCGCTGCGGTCGTCGAAATCGGCAGCGCTCGCGCACAGCGCGGTATCGAGTCGGGGAAAATCCGCGAACCGGCCCGCGACGCCCGCCCGTTCTACCTCGCCGCCGCCGTCCTCGCCGCCGGTCTGCTCGTCGTCGCCGGTCTCTTGGGTGTGGCCAGCCGATACGGCCTCCCCTTCTAG
- a CDS encoding fumarylacetoacetate hydrolase family protein, which translates to MRYVRFRDSEGTVRRGEWTDDEGGEIDAYPVDEGRIDLGEETVTADEVEILPPCDPSKIVCVGLNYADHAAEQGKEVPDRPLLFLKPPNAVASHGQTVELLPDKQRLDYEAELGVVIGDRCRNVDADDAESVIAGYTCVNDLSNRDDQSVETNWVRGKAFDDAAPIGPVVASPDEVPEDAAVQCRVNGELRQDSSREQFIFSVPELIEEITTYITLEAGDVISTGTPEGVGPLEDGDTVEVTVEGVGTLENEVRIP; encoded by the coding sequence ATGAGATACGTCCGATTCCGCGACTCCGAAGGGACGGTGCGCCGCGGCGAATGGACCGACGACGAGGGCGGTGAAATCGATGCCTACCCCGTCGACGAGGGGCGAATCGACCTCGGCGAGGAGACGGTCACCGCCGACGAGGTCGAGATACTGCCGCCGTGTGACCCCTCGAAAATCGTCTGCGTCGGCCTCAACTACGCCGACCACGCGGCCGAACAGGGCAAGGAGGTCCCTGACCGTCCGCTTCTGTTCCTCAAACCGCCGAACGCGGTCGCCAGCCACGGCCAGACCGTCGAGTTGCTGCCCGACAAGCAGCGACTCGACTACGAGGCGGAGTTGGGCGTCGTCATCGGCGATCGCTGTCGGAACGTCGACGCCGACGACGCCGAGTCGGTCATCGCGGGGTACACCTGCGTGAACGACCTCTCGAATCGCGACGACCAGTCCGTCGAGACCAACTGGGTCCGAGGGAAGGCCTTCGACGACGCTGCACCAATCGGTCCGGTGGTGGCCTCGCCCGACGAGGTGCCGGAGGACGCCGCCGTCCAGTGTCGGGTCAACGGCGAACTCCGACAGGACTCCTCCCGAGAGCAGTTCATCTTCTCGGTGCCGGAACTCATCGAGGAGATTACGACGTATATAACGCTCGAAGCGGGCGACGTGATTTCGACGGGGACACCCGAGGGCGTCGGCCCGTTGGAGGACGGCGACACGGTCGAGGTGACCGTCGAGGGCGTCGGAACGCTGGAAAACGAGGTTCGGATTCCCTAG
- a CDS encoding TIGR03557 family F420-dependent LLM class oxidoreductase → MRVGLFAAHEQHAPTTLLAHASAAEAVGFDSVWTSDHFHPWWHTDAHCGAAWPWLGAALERTDEVAFSTGVTPPIGRYHPGLIAQTFATLGAMYPGRIRLTLATGEAMNEKPLGYEWPDYPERKARLVDACEIIDRLWDGGFHDYDGHHWTLDSARLYTLPDERVPLYVAGNGPQTAEVAGRYADGFLTLVDPETYESELLPALERGAAEAGRDPDDIDRIRQFTVAYGDDPEACREAAGFWRGTVAVDFDDGVADPREIERQGREVPLSELDEWGLITTDIEEVLAEIERHEAAGFDEIEFLSSSPDQEAFIEALGEYL, encoded by the coding sequence ATGCGAGTCGGCCTGTTCGCGGCCCACGAACAGCACGCACCGACAACGCTGTTAGCGCACGCCAGCGCCGCCGAAGCAGTCGGCTTCGACAGCGTCTGGACGAGCGACCACTTTCACCCGTGGTGGCACACGGACGCCCACTGCGGGGCGGCATGGCCGTGGCTCGGGGCGGCACTGGAGCGCACCGACGAAGTGGCCTTCAGCACCGGCGTCACGCCGCCAATCGGGCGGTATCATCCCGGTCTAATCGCCCAGACGTTCGCCACCCTCGGCGCGATGTACCCCGGCCGAATCCGGCTGACGCTGGCGACGGGCGAGGCGATGAACGAGAAACCGCTCGGCTACGAGTGGCCCGACTACCCCGAGCGCAAGGCGCGACTCGTCGACGCCTGCGAAATAATCGACCGGCTGTGGGACGGTGGCTTCCACGACTACGACGGCCATCATTGGACGCTCGATTCCGCGCGACTGTACACCCTGCCCGATGAGCGCGTTCCGCTGTACGTCGCTGGGAACGGGCCACAAACCGCCGAAGTCGCCGGGCGCTACGCCGACGGGTTCCTCACCTTGGTCGACCCCGAGACGTACGAGTCCGAACTCCTGCCGGCGTTGGAACGCGGCGCGGCCGAGGCCGGTCGGGACCCCGATGACATCGACCGGATTCGGCAGTTCACGGTCGCATACGGCGACGACCCCGAAGCCTGCCGTGAGGCCGCCGGCTTTTGGCGCGGAACGGTCGCCGTCGACTTCGACGACGGCGTCGCGGACCCCAGGGAAATCGAACGACAGGGCCGTGAGGTACCCCTCTCGGAACTCGACGAGTGGGGACTGATTACGACAGATATCGAGGAGGTACTCGCGGAAATCGAACGGCACGAAGCGGCCGGCTTCGACGAAATCGAGTTCCTCTCGTCGTCGCCGGACCAAGAGGCGTTCATCGAGGCACTCGGCGAGTACCTGTGA